A window from Bacillota bacterium encodes these proteins:
- a CDS encoding FAD-dependent oxidoreductase, translating to MAYETIRHDKKFDVIVCGGGTSGVAAAISSARAGADTLLIERLGALGGQMNVSGPPGFAYAWLFNQRGEQIIGGIVEETHKRLLEEGHALPHNHSEYREGSGYTFSYVDPDWWGLLIFDMMTESGVTLLLHSLVVDVLQEGNKVTGVAVENPNGRVEIMGKVVIDCTGEGYVASRAGAPWEVVPREQLQPHTLSFTCDGVDWEEFLDYVRANPEEFYGCDVPGRSREEMYEILRRADNIVDLGEIRGFFSILREALARKEWHGFSGMGFFIMPKGDDKNRRILAHFQHSSHVAGRSPDDAWDLTYCEIEARRQIQMAFKCFKKYVPGFQDAYITRICPELRIREGRRIICDYVLTTQDVAEARKFPDVIGKSGFPAGGHHVVGTETIATNAVMPKDGGSHDIPYRCLVPKRVESLLVAGKMISTDRDAYHRFLQQTMVTGQAAGVAAVLCAKQGITPRELEKDVSELQRILQQQGAILFGTH from the coding sequence GTGGCTTACGAGACAATTAGGCATGACAAGAAGTTCGATGTAATCGTCTGCGGTGGCGGCACGTCGGGCGTGGCGGCAGCCATATCTTCGGCAAGAGCTGGTGCAGATACGCTCCTGATCGAGCGGCTCGGCGCTTTGGGCGGTCAGATGAACGTATCCGGTCCCCCAGGATTCGCCTACGCATGGTTGTTCAACCAGCGAGGCGAGCAAATCATCGGCGGGATCGTCGAGGAGACACACAAGCGGTTGCTTGAGGAAGGCCACGCACTGCCCCATAACCACAGCGAATACAGGGAAGGGTCCGGTTACACGTTTTCGTATGTCGACCCCGATTGGTGGGGGCTGTTGATCTTTGACATGATGACAGAGAGTGGCGTGACCTTGCTCCTTCACTCACTTGTCGTTGATGTCCTCCAAGAAGGCAACAAGGTTACCGGAGTGGCCGTGGAGAACCCTAACGGTCGGGTGGAGATCATGGGCAAGGTGGTCATTGACTGTACAGGTGAGGGGTATGTTGCTTCTAGAGCTGGAGCGCCTTGGGAAGTGGTCCCCAGAGAGCAGCTGCAGCCGCACACTCTGTCCTTTACGTGCGACGGAGTTGATTGGGAGGAGTTCCTGGATTACGTGCGGGCCAATCCTGAGGAGTTCTATGGATGTGACGTCCCCGGACGGTCACGCGAGGAGATGTATGAGATCCTGAGGAGAGCCGACAACATAGTCGACCTGGGAGAGATTAGGGGTTTCTTCTCCATCTTGAGAGAAGCGCTTGCCAGGAAGGAATGGCATGGCTTCAGCGGCATGGGATTCTTCATCATGCCGAAAGGTGATGACAAGAATAGGAGGATACTCGCCCATTTCCAGCATTCCTCGCATGTTGCCGGTCGGAGCCCCGATGATGCGTGGGACTTGACCTATTGTGAGATCGAGGCACGAAGACAGATTCAGATGGCCTTCAAATGCTTCAAGAAATACGTTCCTGGTTTCCAAGACGCGTACATTACCAGGATCTGCCCGGAGCTCAGGATCCGCGAAGGCAGAAGGATAATCTGCGACTACGTTCTGACCACTCAAGACGTGGCCGAAGCGAGGAAATTCCCTGATGTCATAGGAAAGAGCGGCTTTCCTGCTGGCGGACACCATGTCGTCGGCACAGAGACCATAGCAACCAACGCGGTAATGCCGAAAGACGGGGGCTCCCATGACATCCCATACAGGTGTCTGGTTCCGAAGAGAGTGGAGAGTCTTCTGGTGGCAGGCAAGATGATCTCGACTGATCGGGACGCTTATCATAGGTTCCTGCAGCAAACGATGGTCACCGGCCAAGCGGCTGGGGTGGCTGCGGTCCTATGTGCGAAGCAAGGCATCACACCTAGAGAACTGGAAAAGGACGTTTCGGAACTCCAAAGAATACTGCAGCAGCAGGGTGCCATACTCTTTGGCACACATTGA
- a CDS encoding DUF554 domain-containing protein — protein MPVGVLVDCTAIVFGGLIGACGHNRIPERIKVTLPVIFATCALALGITLIVKVINIEPVVLALILGTAVGERLGIEDYLNTISMRLQRRLQSGATRLDEKAVEDFVTLLVLFSANAGCIIGALYEGMTGDTTLLVIKSILDFFTAMIFATTAGYLIVLLSIPTLVVGVVFFSLASIILPHISEVMIADFVGGGGIITLLVGIRMMGLKRVPVANTIPVIPLLMPLSYLWTLVF, from the coding sequence ATGCCTGTCGGGGTGCTTGTGGATTGCACGGCGATTGTTTTCGGAGGCTTGATCGGAGCGTGTGGCCATAATCGGATTCCAGAAAGGATCAAGGTCACACTGCCGGTGATCTTTGCAACCTGCGCTCTGGCCCTTGGGATTACCCTGATCGTGAAGGTTATCAACATCGAGCCAGTCGTATTGGCGTTGATTCTGGGGACTGCGGTCGGTGAGCGTTTAGGTATCGAAGACTATCTCAATACCATCTCGATGAGGCTGCAAAGGAGACTGCAGTCGGGAGCTACCAGGTTAGATGAGAAGGCTGTCGAGGATTTCGTTACGCTTCTGGTGCTATTCAGCGCTAACGCTGGCTGTATCATCGGCGCTCTCTACGAGGGAATGACGGGAGATACGACACTTCTAGTCATCAAGTCGATTCTCGACTTCTTCACGGCGATGATCTTCGCGACGACTGCCGGCTACCTGATTGTACTCCTCAGCATTCCCACGTTGGTCGTCGGTGTCGTTTTCTTCTCGCTCGCTTCCATCATACTACCTCACATCAGCGAGGTGATGATTGCGGATTTCGTCGGCGGCGGCGGCATCATCACTCTATTGGTCGGAATCCGGATGATGGGGCTCAAGCGAGTCCCTGTTGCCAACACGATCCCTGTGATTCCGCTCTTGATGCCGCTTTCGTACCTGTGGACGCTCGTCTTCTGA
- a CDS encoding TRAP transporter large permease — MASIIIMFVIFLVLMLVGVPVVFSLGFATLVWLVAMNPGIPVTVAAQSMMSQLLSFTLIAMPGFLFVGRMMNTTGVTDRLFRFSVAMVGRFRGGLAHANALASMLFASMSGNAVADAGGLGLVEMTMMKKAGYKADFSAGITAASSILGPIIPPSSIMILVGSIAQISVAALFYGGILPGVILGLALMGLVAFRAHFTTEGKTWPKTRIPWREAIKTIPEAIPPLLTFVIIIGAISGGVCTPTEAAVLAVWWSIILGICYKKLTWKSLWETLDDTVRAAGVFMLIMSVASFFAWIVTFEGLPQALQAMLRAVAGESQILMFLICTVVFLIIGCFIDTGSAALLVTPIVLPAVTALGVDPIHFSIVMIIALIIGAITPPFGLCLFVVANVNDLPVKDVTKEAVRYLPAMVLTVILAIVFPGLVTWLPRILLR; from the coding sequence ATGGCAAGCATAATCATCATGTTCGTCATCTTTCTGGTCTTGATGCTGGTAGGAGTCCCCGTGGTCTTCTCGCTTGGCTTTGCTACGTTGGTCTGGCTGGTGGCGATGAACCCCGGCATCCCGGTCACCGTAGCTGCTCAGAGCATGATGAGTCAGTTGCTGTCATTCACACTTATCGCGATGCCGGGGTTTCTATTTGTTGGACGGATGATGAACACAACAGGAGTCACCGATCGGCTGTTTCGCTTTTCCGTGGCGATGGTTGGACGTTTCCGCGGTGGCCTTGCTCACGCGAACGCTCTAGCTAGCATGTTGTTTGCGTCGATGTCAGGCAATGCTGTCGCCGATGCCGGCGGTCTTGGTCTTGTAGAGATGACTATGATGAAGAAGGCCGGGTACAAGGCGGACTTTTCTGCCGGTATCACAGCAGCGTCGAGCATCTTGGGGCCGATTATACCGCCGAGCAGCATCATGATACTTGTGGGCTCCATTGCGCAGATCTCAGTAGCGGCCCTATTCTATGGAGGTATCCTTCCCGGGGTCATACTCGGCTTAGCGCTCATGGGATTGGTCGCATTCCGAGCTCATTTCACCACAGAAGGCAAGACATGGCCGAAGACCAGGATTCCTTGGCGCGAAGCCATCAAGACTATCCCGGAAGCGATTCCTCCGTTGCTCACGTTTGTCATCATAATAGGCGCTATTAGCGGCGGAGTCTGCACACCCACGGAAGCGGCAGTTCTTGCAGTGTGGTGGTCCATCATTCTGGGAATATGCTACAAGAAATTAACGTGGAAGAGCCTGTGGGAGACGCTTGATGACACTGTCCGCGCGGCAGGGGTATTCATGTTAATCATGTCGGTCGCGAGTTTCTTCGCCTGGATCGTCACGTTCGAAGGGCTCCCGCAAGCTCTTCAAGCAATGTTAAGGGCAGTAGCTGGAGAAAGTCAGATCCTGATGTTCCTCATTTGCACCGTAGTGTTCCTGATCATCGGCTGTTTCATTGACACAGGATCCGCGGCGCTGCTGGTGACCCCGATTGTCCTGCCCGCGGTAACTGCCTTGGGAGTCGACCCAATACACTTCTCCATTGTCATGATCATTGCTCTAATCATAGGTGCGATAACTCCACCTTTTGGCCTGTGTCTCTTCGTAGTCGCTAACGTGAATGACTTGCCCGTGAAGGATGTAACGAAGGAAGCTGTAAGATACCTACCCGCAATGGTCCTTACCGTGATCCTCGCGATCGTGTTTCCCGGACTAGTCACTTGGCTGCCTAGAATTCTGCTGCGCTAG
- a CDS encoding TRAP transporter small permease, translated as MSALNYAVYYCNKVLRIVGNLILAAILLVITAGIVSRYVFRNPFTWTEEISTLLMVSLGYVSGAVVTIEKKHVVADFLISNASPRFKRAVSFVSKVLAVAVFTLICVSSYHMLLPKIVYRTAALGIPRNLFYWPLFSMCVVMIFAVLVDILNEIFPGRDTVVKLTRERDLSVG; from the coding sequence ATGAGTGCCCTGAATTACGCCGTGTATTACTGCAACAAGGTGCTCAGGATCGTCGGGAACCTTATCCTCGCGGCGATACTGCTGGTAATAACCGCCGGCATCGTCAGCCGGTACGTGTTCCGCAACCCCTTTACGTGGACAGAAGAGATCTCTACTCTGTTGATGGTTAGTCTCGGCTATGTAAGCGGGGCAGTGGTGACCATCGAGAAGAAGCACGTCGTAGCGGACTTTCTCATAAGCAACGCGTCGCCAAGGTTCAAACGTGCAGTGTCGTTTGTGAGTAAGGTACTAGCGGTTGCTGTCTTCACACTAATCTGCGTCAGCTCGTATCACATGCTGTTACCGAAGATAGTGTACAGGACAGCTGCCCTCGGGATCCCCAGGAATCTATTCTACTGGCCGCTCTTCTCCATGTGCGTTGTCATGATCTTCGCGGTGCTCGTCGATATCCTTAACGAGATCTTTCCTGGTCGTGACACCGTCGTGAAGCTGACACGGGAGAGGGACTTGTCGGTAGGGTAG
- a CDS encoding TRAP transporter substrate-binding protein, whose translation MRSSRDRPANVREHNAREKEEWCWTAVNVPDNDESTVRLMAVDKGERPSGSGLLLKSGLERLKEGVPMKGKGLMVLLLLAAAVALCAGSGFSEQTFPDASKDPKVTLRWGCTAPSEDLASEAMRRVTKLVEERTGGSLKINFFPASQLGTAMTQMEMVINGNIDMFTEGAHYMADWGVPDSAVTSFMGQCPSKDIFAKFVQSDFYKAWEDEFLRTAGVRTLASNWIRPPAELVSKVPLYRFEDFKNLKVRSIPSEYSLATFKAMGMNPTAVAYDEVYLALQQGIINAAVATFDTIYTMNFYQVAKYVLKLDLSYVNFAIWMNERKFQSLSPAQREILLKTCQEVGVWYSQAVDQQLKSYIDKMAASGVTVIEYPQEELAKFAAAARKAAYDFEKAGKWSKGVFDKYLAVLQQLAK comes from the coding sequence TTGAGGAGTTCAAGAGATAGGCCTGCTAACGTCCGTGAACACAACGCACGCGAGAAGGAGGAATGGTGCTGGACCGCTGTCAACGTCCCCGATAACGACGAAAGTACTGTTCGACTCATGGCAGTTGACAAGGGAGAAAGACCTTCCGGCTCTGGGTTGCTGCTTAAGTCCGGACTCGAAAGACTCAAGGAGGGAGTTCCCATGAAAGGGAAAGGGCTGATGGTGCTGTTGTTGTTGGCGGCGGCAGTTGCTCTCTGTGCGGGCTCGGGCTTCTCAGAACAGACTTTCCCTGATGCTTCCAAGGACCCTAAGGTCACCCTCAGGTGGGGCTGCACGGCTCCCTCGGAAGACCTGGCGTCAGAGGCGATGCGAAGGGTGACCAAACTCGTCGAAGAGAGAACCGGCGGGTCCCTGAAGATCAATTTCTTCCCTGCTTCTCAGCTAGGCACGGCAATGACGCAGATGGAAATGGTGATCAACGGCAACATAGACATGTTCACTGAGGGCGCTCATTACATGGCTGACTGGGGCGTTCCGGACAGTGCTGTTACCAGTTTCATGGGTCAGTGCCCAAGCAAAGACATATTTGCCAAGTTCGTTCAAAGCGATTTCTACAAGGCCTGGGAAGATGAGTTCTTGAGAACCGCTGGAGTCAGGACCCTGGCAAGCAACTGGATAAGGCCACCGGCAGAACTCGTTTCGAAGGTCCCACTATACAGGTTTGAGGATTTCAAGAATCTCAAAGTACGCTCGATCCCCTCTGAGTATTCGCTGGCAACTTTCAAGGCAATGGGTATGAACCCGACTGCGGTCGCGTACGACGAAGTCTATCTGGCCCTGCAACAAGGGATCATCAATGCGGCGGTGGCTACCTTTGATACCATCTACACCATGAACTTCTACCAAGTAGCGAAGTACGTCCTCAAGCTGGATCTTAGCTACGTCAATTTCGCCATCTGGATGAACGAAAGAAAGTTCCAATCTCTATCCCCTGCTCAGCGCGAGATCCTGCTCAAGACCTGTCAGGAAGTCGGTGTTTGGTACTCACAGGCTGTTGATCAGCAGCTCAAGAGCTATATCGACAAAATGGCTGCGAGCGGGGTCACAGTCATTGAGTACCCCCAAGAGGAACTCGCAAAGTTCGCTGCTGCCGCAAGGAAGGCTGCCTACGACTTCGAGAAGGCCGGGAAATGGTCAAAGGGAGTGTTCGACAAGTACTTGGCCGTGTTACAGCAACTAGCCAAGTAG
- a CDS encoding LysR family transcriptional regulator, with the protein MRCFEAVKNHQCFSVAAENLYMSQSALSKQLKALENELGAVLFSRKHAAVHLTPVGERICIYVETILDAYDKMVQEVKDYTASENRKLRVASFYDMAQYGVTNLIIGFEREQADFHVESRECDHTKMLHLLDDRETDIVIGYREFWPQQLDYYVVPLRRDELVLVVHESHRLAPKSSISLSDVRHEKFCFPREDGALFKLFYDACMAAGFVPKLTLSDVRLGTIKQYIRAGMRVTLQTRIRAANVFYEPDFRLIDIQETPLLTVTILTNKNLLSRLGWEFIQYAYGFYNNMAQAGIGVTQ; encoded by the coding sequence TTGCGGTGTTTTGAAGCTGTGAAGAACCACCAGTGTTTTTCCGTAGCCGCTGAGAATCTATACATGTCGCAGTCAGCACTCTCAAAACAGCTAAAGGCCCTCGAAAACGAGCTAGGGGCGGTCCTCTTCAGCCGTAAGCACGCGGCGGTTCACTTGACTCCGGTCGGGGAAAGGATCTGTATCTATGTTGAGACCATTCTAGATGCGTACGACAAGATGGTTCAGGAAGTAAAGGACTACACTGCCAGCGAGAACAGGAAACTCAGGGTTGCCTCCTTTTACGACATGGCACAATATGGAGTTACCAATCTGATCATCGGCTTTGAACGAGAACAGGCCGACTTTCACGTAGAATCCAGGGAGTGCGACCACACGAAGATGCTTCACCTGCTCGACGACAGAGAAACTGACATAGTCATCGGTTATCGAGAGTTCTGGCCACAGCAGCTGGATTACTACGTGGTGCCCCTGAGAAGAGATGAGCTAGTGCTTGTTGTACACGAGAGCCACCGCCTCGCGCCAAAGAGCTCGATTTCATTGAGCGATGTCAGGCATGAGAAGTTCTGCTTCCCGAGGGAAGATGGGGCCCTATTCAAGCTCTTCTATGACGCCTGCATGGCGGCCGGTTTCGTTCCCAAGCTCACATTGTCCGATGTCCGGCTGGGGACCATCAAACAGTACATACGTGCAGGTATGCGCGTTACACTACAAACACGCATCCGCGCGGCCAACGTATTCTACGAGCCGGATTTCCGCCTGATCGACATACAGGAGACTCCTCTGCTCACGGTGACGATTCTGACCAACAAGAACCTCTTGTCAAGACTTGGCTGGGAGTTCATTCAGTACGCGTATGGGTTCTACAATAACATGGCTCAAGCTGGCATTGGAGTTACTCAATGA
- a CDS encoding S41 family peptidase translates to MRRNTVTALLVLSVAVSVVAGLAVRPSGEFGAAARAVTRARAVTNGSDLRDSNEARSQDEVRSQAWGVEMLLEPEDMLEDLEYLSSTIRQVHPAMAGRSPESRSAMQEFAARVDAAKAELSEPLPAWRFFALVNEVLASLRDAHTSLRLPEFTGTLPVQLTWADDGVVVSGVLDPDLPVQPGDELISLGGRTPERLLEDLCAWVPHANLCWVKALGGRYLANPLVLKGLGLVSRQGSEEGEPEREVDRTSGREETVEETVEMVVRRPEDAAGASRVLAAKIPMWDELTVTGTVSGPDAATGGTRSPAAEAGVKPGDRVLAADGAAVRSADDLARAVQRAGREGRTLVLEVLRQGERLELSVRPMPRSAQDAGSTGAAETAYVIGVVLGGAPTSGEKERPWFGWAIDHSGRCGLFWLDECNNTRSYRRAVDEFFSAARKDGVERIAIDLRRNAGGDSMVVGAFLKYLPYEYGDLRAPSRATRYSPQLAKQRGPWLRLLTWMGETFFNGRWLPYPLQPRAAADELFRGEVYVLTSWLSFSSAVDFAAILRDNRLAKVVGAPTGGSPTEYGDILGFAMPNTGWRFSVSTTSFVRPDPAFDPADALYPDIPIPTTVRDIREGRDPVLEWLRSSSAMASSAVLP, encoded by the coding sequence GTGCGAAGGAACACAGTCACGGCGCTCTTGGTATTATCCGTTGCCGTATCGGTGGTGGCGGGGCTCGCCGTGCGGCCGTCAGGTGAATTCGGCGCGGCAGCGAGAGCGGTCACCAGAGCGAGAGCGGTCACAAACGGGTCAGACCTCCGGGATTCGAACGAAGCGCGTTCCCAGGACGAAGTGCGTTCCCAGGCCTGGGGCGTAGAGATGCTGCTCGAGCCGGAAGACATGCTGGAAGACCTTGAGTATCTGAGCTCAACGATACGGCAGGTCCATCCCGCGATGGCAGGCCGGTCCCCAGAGAGCCGCTCCGCAATGCAAGAGTTCGCGGCGCGGGTAGATGCCGCCAAAGCCGAATTGAGCGAGCCCTTGCCGGCCTGGCGCTTCTTTGCCCTGGTCAACGAGGTTCTGGCCTCCTTGCGGGACGCCCACACCTCCCTGCGGCTGCCAGAGTTCACCGGGACGCTACCCGTGCAGCTGACGTGGGCCGACGACGGGGTCGTGGTGAGCGGAGTTCTCGACCCGGATCTTCCCGTGCAGCCCGGCGACGAACTCATCAGCCTCGGCGGCCGCACGCCCGAGCGGTTGCTTGAGGACCTTTGCGCCTGGGTTCCCCATGCAAACCTCTGTTGGGTGAAGGCTCTCGGCGGCCGGTACCTGGCGAACCCGCTGGTCCTGAAGGGCCTGGGGTTGGTGTCCAGGCAAGGATCAGAGGAAGGGGAACCGGAACGGGAAGTCGACAGGACGTCCGGGCGTGAAGAGACGGTCGAAGAGACGGTTGAGATGGTGGTCCGACGCCCGGAGGATGCGGCCGGCGCGAGCAGAGTGCTTGCTGCGAAGATCCCCATGTGGGACGAGCTCACGGTCACAGGGACCGTGTCTGGCCCCGACGCGGCAACCGGCGGCACTCGGTCGCCGGCGGCTGAAGCAGGCGTGAAGCCCGGCGACAGGGTGCTCGCTGCGGACGGGGCCGCTGTACGCTCGGCGGACGACCTCGCTCGCGCGGTTCAGAGAGCCGGTCGAGAAGGGCGGACACTTGTGCTGGAAGTCCTGCGCCAGGGAGAGAGGCTTGAGTTGAGCGTGCGCCCAATGCCAAGGTCTGCACAGGACGCCGGTTCCACCGGGGCCGCGGAGACGGCGTATGTCATTGGAGTGGTGCTCGGCGGCGCGCCGACGTCCGGAGAAAAGGAACGGCCGTGGTTCGGCTGGGCAATCGATCACTCCGGTCGGTGCGGCCTGTTTTGGCTGGACGAATGCAACAACACGAGGAGTTACCGCAGGGCAGTGGACGAGTTCTTCTCCGCGGCGCGAAAGGATGGAGTCGAAAGGATCGCCATCGACCTGCGACGCAACGCCGGCGGAGATTCCATGGTGGTGGGCGCGTTTCTCAAGTACTTGCCATATGAGTATGGAGACCTGCGCGCTCCGTCCCGTGCCACACGCTACTCGCCGCAACTTGCCAAGCAGCGAGGTCCTTGGCTTCGCTTGCTTACGTGGATGGGCGAGACTTTCTTCAACGGACGGTGGCTGCCCTATCCGCTCCAGCCCCGGGCCGCCGCGGACGAGCTCTTTCGAGGGGAAGTGTACGTCCTGACTTCGTGGCTCTCTTTCAGCTCAGCTGTGGACTTCGCGGCGATTCTGCGGGACAACCGCCTGGCGAAGGTGGTCGGAGCCCCGACGGGTGGCTCGCCTACGGAATACGGCGACATACTTGGTTTCGCCATGCCTAATACCGGTTGGCGTTTCTCGGTTTCTACCACGTCGTTCGTCAGGCCCGACCCCGCCTTCGACCCGGCGGACGCGCTCTACCCGGACATTCCCATTCCGACGACCGTCCGGGACATTCGAGAGGGACGCGACCCCGTGCTGGAATGGCTTCGCTCGTCTTCGGCGATGGCGTCGTCAGCGGTGCTGCCGTGA
- a CDS encoding beta-lactamase family protein, whose translation MRFGVFGTVARGPGPSADPRAKLVKLVALTVVLTALTALCALTPYCAATAAAPAAAAAPVAPVTSVVPTAQAAAAAPAAPDQEDLDASVDRLLTPAELEAFFDGVMAAHFQAYHIPGAAVAVVKDGEILFAKGYGYANLETRTPVDAAQTLFRIGSVSKLFTWTAVMQLVERGALDMDEDVNAYLKGGGFRVPATYPEPITMAHLMNHTAGFEDRNVGLFNRDPESVLPLGEVLAATLPRRVRPPGEVTAYSNYGAALAGYVVERVSGMPWATYIEENILKPLRMDHTTPRQPVPPHLQTRLAVGYEYSPASARFEPGLFEYLPAAPAGAVSATAVDMAKFMISHLRAERPEDSRTQILRPKTARAMHTTSFIQDPDLGGIAHGFLEQPYGSLRTIGHGGDTFLFHSELRLIPSHDVGIFVVYNSPDGATARDQLVRAFLDRYFASYAEWLTGPSRVGAGASPATNLTFRAGAIDGAETAEAAGPTDGGGRVRDVRRYTGIYTSTRVPRTTVDRLIELLSVVVVREAPPSEALGHANGSGPSLLVTLSPVLGT comes from the coding sequence GTGAGATTCGGAGTGTTCGGTACGGTTGCGCGCGGGCCCGGTCCTTCGGCCGACCCGCGCGCGAAGCTCGTGAAGCTCGTCGCGTTGACCGTCGTATTGACGGCGTTGACCGCGCTGTGTGCGCTCACACCTTACTGCGCGGCCACGGCGGCTGCGCCGGCCGCGGCGGCTGCGCCTGTCGCGCCTGTCACGTCGGTCGTACCGACCGCGCAGGCAGCGGCGGCAGCACCGGCAGCGCCGGACCAGGAGGACCTGGATGCTTCGGTGGACCGCCTCCTCACCCCCGCGGAACTCGAGGCGTTCTTCGATGGAGTCATGGCCGCCCACTTTCAAGCGTACCACATCCCGGGCGCAGCTGTTGCCGTGGTCAAAGATGGGGAGATACTCTTCGCCAAAGGGTACGGCTACGCGAACCTGGAAACGCGGACACCCGTGGATGCAGCGCAGACTCTCTTTCGGATAGGCTCGGTCTCGAAGCTATTCACGTGGACCGCCGTGATGCAGCTGGTCGAGCGGGGAGCGCTCGACATGGACGAGGACGTCAACGCCTACCTGAAGGGCGGCGGCTTCCGCGTGCCCGCGACGTATCCAGAGCCGATAACCATGGCTCACCTAATGAACCATACGGCGGGTTTCGAAGACCGGAACGTAGGCCTGTTCAACCGAGATCCCGAGAGCGTCCTGCCCCTCGGCGAGGTGCTCGCCGCCACCTTGCCCCGGCGGGTTCGGCCGCCTGGGGAGGTCACCGCTTACTCAAACTACGGAGCTGCGCTCGCGGGATACGTCGTCGAGCGCGTCAGCGGGATGCCATGGGCCACCTACATTGAGGAAAACATCCTCAAACCCCTCCGCATGGACCACACCACCCCCCGCCAGCCCGTCCCGCCGCATCTCCAGACGCGATTGGCCGTCGGGTACGAGTACTCGCCGGCCTCGGCACGCTTCGAGCCTGGGCTCTTCGAATACCTGCCCGCCGCTCCCGCAGGCGCTGTCAGCGCCACAGCCGTGGACATGGCGAAGTTCATGATCTCACACCTGAGGGCTGAAAGGCCCGAGGACAGCCGGACGCAGATCCTGAGGCCCAAGACGGCTCGCGCGATGCACACAACGAGCTTCATCCAGGACCCCGACCTTGGTGGAATCGCCCACGGCTTTCTCGAACAACCATACGGCAGCCTGAGGACCATCGGGCACGGCGGGGACACGTTCCTCTTTCATTCGGAGCTACGCCTGATACCGTCCCATGACGTGGGCATCTTCGTCGTGTACAACAGCCCCGACGGCGCGACCGCCCGCGACCAGCTCGTGCGAGCGTTTCTAGACCGCTACTTCGCAAGTTACGCTGAGTGGCTCACTGGACCTTCGAGGGTGGGCGCGGGGGCGAGTCCCGCAACGAACCTCACGTTCCGCGCAGGCGCGATCGACGGCGCCGAAACGGCAGAGGCGGCCGGGCCGACCGACGGCGGGGGACGGGTGCGGGACGTGAGGAGGTACACGGGCATCTACACTTCGACCCGCGTGCCCCGGACCACCGTTGACAGGCTCATCGAACTCTTGAGCGTCGTGGTGGTGAGAGAGGCGCCGCCGAGTGAAGCGTTGGGCCACGCGAACGGGTCAGGCCCGTCGCTGCTCGTGACGCTGTCGCCCGTGCTCGGCACTTAG